From the genome of Flavobacterium sediminis:
TCAGGGTATTATTTTCAAAGCCCAGATCTTGTAACATGAAGCTGATCTCTTTATCGGGGTGTTCAATGTGGTAATTTCTGAATGTAGTTAAGGTGTATTTTAATTTTTTATAACTATTGTCAGAACTTTTATGTAGTGTTTCTTGGCTGTAAATAGAATCAACGCTGAAGTTTTTATAGGTTACTGTTTCTTTTTTGCCGGAAATAGTTGCAGAAGCTATTATACTGTCGTTGTCGTTTTTAAGATCAAGAAAGTCGGAAGATTTAGGCATGGTTCTGTCGTTGCCCTCAATTAAAGAAAAGGTTAAAAAAAGCAAGATCGAGACACTTAGAAATAATCGGAACGGATTAGCATACGTAAATCGCTGTCCGTTATTATATCGCTTAGCTAAAACTCCCGGTTTAGAAAAGATAGAAATAATGGAATTTCTTAGTTTCGAATCGTAAGCATAAAAGTTAGAAAAGAATTCCTCTATAAAATCGGAGATAGTTATTTTTTTTGTGGAGTTCAACTGGCCGCAATAATGGCAATAACGTTCGCTTATATCTAAAGGAGTATTACAGTTTAAACATTTGTCACTTCTGTATTTAGCGTCTTTTCTTCCCATATATTAGTTTCGGATGTTTTCACTGTTAATCGTAGCAATGCCTATTACACGATCGTACCTGTCGGTATTGTTTCGGTAATACACTAAAATAGTATAGCTGTTTTCGGTTAAGTAAAAATTACCATCTATTGCATCTGCAAAGTTTATTTTCTTAGTGGCATCTGCTATAACGTACTGATAATTAACATACCCCTGTTTTAAGTAAAGCGCTTTTTCATAGCGGTTCGTTTTAGGATTAAAATCCATCTTGTTCTCATCATCCAGTTCGTAATTATTAAACATTCCGTTAATATAAATGGCTTCGTTAGAGAAAAGTTCCGGTTGGTCCAGAGAAAAATAAACCCAGGAATAATCAGACTCAATAGTGTTATCATCAACAGCGGAAGCGTTTTTGATATAGAAGTTTCCGTTAAAATCAGGGAAATAAGTATACACATTGTTTCTTCTCGGAACAGCTGTATATAAGATAGAATTATAAATATTGTCTCCGGAGGTAACCCGTGCCACACTGTTATTTGTTATTCTGATATTAGAGGTATCAAATGTGTAAAATTCATTTCCTCCCCAGAACTGCGTTTCTTTATTGTATTTGTAAATAAGTTGTGTGCCTAAAGTATATTGCGGTTTAATGTTTGAGATCATGGTACTCCAATTCGCATTCTGGAAAATGCAGATCCTGACATTCTGAATAGGATTTTGTAAAATTTGCTCGCCGTAATCAATGGCTATTTCAATGTTTTGTTTACTGTTCATGCCTTCAAAATCGCGTGCACGCCGCACTTCACCGATTACTGAAGTTTTGTCTTCATAGATCACAAATTTTCTCGAAAAAACTAACTCTTCTTCGTCGTTGAAAATTTTAAGGATATAATTTCCGGTTTTAGTGATCTGATTGTAACGGTTAGGAAATACCTGAGTATAATGAGAGTAGGATTGTAAAGTGTTGTATGAGTTAAGGTAAGTCATTATTCTCTGGTTGTCCAAGCCTTGTAAGTATTCGGCTTTTACCAAGTTGCTTGGCGTCCAGTCGTAATTATATTGTGTAATGGTATAATAGTAATCCGCTTCATTAGCATACAGATCGTCAAATTGTAACTCGAAACTTTCTCCTAATTTAAAAAAAGGAACACTGACAGCATTGTTTTTGACAAAGCAAACGGTTTTAATGTTAAACGGAGGTGCTTTTTCCGTTTCTTTCTGAGCAAAAAGAAAGCCGGATATCAAATAAAAGAATAATAAAAAAGTATTTTTTGAAAACATATTTTAAGCTGTTTTGTTGTAAAAATAATCAAACTATTTTTACTATTACAAATTAAATACCGTAATATTCTTAAGTCTTAATTTAGAATGAGTATAAATAAATAAAAAGCCTTGTCTAATTTTTGGTAGCGAAATGGGTAATTAACTAAATTTGCCTGTTTTATAAAAATATAGTACTAACCATATCTTCAATAAACATGTCAAAAGACATTCGAATTAAAAAAGGTTTAGACCTTAAGTTGAAGGGTGAAGCTGAAAAAAACGTTACAGCAAGTACCCGCTCGAAAGTCTATGCAATCAAACCTTCTGATTTCCATGGTGTAATACCTAAAATGGTGGTAAAAGAAGGAGCTAAGGTGAAAGCAGGTGAAGTTATTTTTTATTCAAAAAGTGATGAAGCTGTAAAATTTGTATCACCGGTTAGCGGAACTATTCAGGAGATTGTTCGAGGCGAAAAAAGAGTAATTTTAGCGATTAAAATTGCTGCCGAATCTCAGGATACTTTTGTTGAGCATAGCAAGAAAAATCCTAAAGATTTAGATGGAAAACAAGTAAAAGAAATGTTGTTAGCTTCTGGTTGCTGGCCATTTATTAAGCAACGTCCGTATGACGTAATTGCTAATTCGGCTGAAACACCAAAAGCTATTTTTGTTTCTGGACTAAATTCTGCTCCGTTAGCCGGAGATTTGAATTTTATGCTTGCCGATAAAAAAGAGATGCTTGCTGCCGGTTTTGCTGCTTTAACCAAATTAACATCAGGGAAAGTTCACTTGACCGTGGCTTCAGATGCAGATTTTATTCCTACTGTGGAAGGTTTAGAAGTTCATAAAGGTTCCGGTAAACATCCTGTAGGATTGGTTTCTACCCAAATTGCCGCTATAGATCCTATTAACAAAGGGGAGCGTGTTTGGGTTGTTCAAATTGAAGATGTAGCTATCATAGGTGAGCTATTCATGACCGGAAAAGCAAACTTTGAAAGAACAGTTGCCTTAACAGGTGCCGGTTTTGAAAATCCTTCTTATGTGAAAGCGTTTGTAGGATCCCAAATTGCCGATGTTGTTGCCGGAAATTTAAAAGAAGGGAACTATCGTGTGATCAGTGGTGATGTGTTAACCGGTGATAAAAAGTCAAAAGAAGACTTTTTAGGATTCTATCATAATCAGGTTACAGCAATTCCGGAAGGAGACGATTACGATTTCTTCGGTTGGAATTTGCCGAGACCAAATAAATTCAGTGTGTACCGTGCAGGGTTGTTTTCGTTCTTAACACCGAATAAGAAATACGACTTAAATACAAACACTAACGGAGAACACAGAGGTTTTGTGTTAACTGGAGAGTATGAAAAAGTTTGTCCTTTAGATATCTATCCAATGCAATTGTTAAAATCAATCTTGGTAAAAGATATTGATCAAATGGAAGCTTTAGGGATCTACGAAGTAGCCCCTGAAGATTTCGCTTTAACAGAATTTGTGGATGTGTCAAAACAAGATCATCAGCGAATAGTGAGACAAGGATTAGACTTAATGATTAAGGAAGTAGGATAATTTCTAAAGGGATTTAAAAACACAAAACATGAGTTTAAAACAAAATTTACATAATTTAAAGCTCAAGTATCAAGGCACAAAAATGGAACAAACGTTCAATGCTTTGCATACTTTTCTTTATATGCCTAACAATACTACGCATTCAGGTGCGCATGTTAGGGATGCTGCCGATTTGAAGCGTGTGATGAACACGGTTATTATGGCAATGGTTCCGGCATTGATCTTCGGTATGTTTAACGCCGGTTACCAATACAACGGACAAATCAACGGGTTTGAGAATCTGGCTTTTTTAAGTTGGGATAACTTAGTTGTAGGTTTAGAAAAAATACTTCCGTTACTAATCGTCTCTTACGGAGTCGGTTTAGGGATCGAATTTATTTTCGCTACCGTTAAAAAACACGAAGTAGAGGAAGGATACTTAGTAACAGGTATGTTAGTACCTTTAATAGTTCCTGTAGATTTACCTTTATGGATGTTAGCGGTTGCAGTTGCATTCGGAGTAATCATTGGTAAAGAATTATTCGGAGGAACCGGTATGAATGTATTGAATCCGGCTTTGACCATTCGTGCTTTCTTATTCTTTAACTGGGCAGCGTTCATGTCCGGAGATAAGATTTGGGTTCACGGAGTTGTGGATGGCATCAAAAAAGCTAATGGTGTAGATGCAATTTCCGGAGAAACAATATTAGGTACTTTGGCAGCAAACAAACACGTAGGCTATTCAGCTTATGAGATGTTCATGGGATTCATTCCGGGTTCTGTGGGAGAAACGTCTACTTTCCTGATCTTAGTGGGGGCAGCTTGGTTGTTGTTCACAGGGATCGGAAGTGCCCGTATCATGATTTCTGCTGTAATCGGAGCATTAGTGATGGGATTGATATTTAATGGAGTGGTTGATAGTGGTGTTATTACTGAAAGCAGTAAATTCTACAGTTTAATGCACTTCCCGTTCTGGCAACATTTATTGATCGGAGGTATAGCTTTCGGTATTGTATTCATGGCAACCGATCCGGTAACGGCTTCACAGACAAATATCGGAAAAATTATTTACGGTTTCCTAATCGGGTTATTCAGTATTTTGATTCGTGTATTCAATCCGGCTTATCCGGAAGGTGTAATGATGGCGATCTTATTGATGAACGTATTTGCACCGACAATTGATCACTATGTGGTTCAGGCTAATGTGAAGAGAAGAATGAAACGTTTAAAACTTAAAACTGCTTAATTTATGTCAACAAAACGTACAGATTCAAACGTATATACTATTGTATTCGCTGTAATACTGGTAGTAGTGGTAGGTTCGTTGTTGGCATTCTTTGCAAACGCAACGAAGGAAATGCGTGATAACAATGATAAGGTTAAAACGCAGATCGATATATTGAGTTCAATGGGAGTGGAAGCAACCAGAACTAATGCAACAGAAATGTTCGGTCAGTACATCAAAAAGCAATATGTGGTTGAAGGAACTACGGCGACTGAAAACGCTGAAGCTTATTTGATAGATGTGAAAAAAGAACAAGATGCGGCTAAAGCCGGAAAAGTACAAAGATTACCTTTGTTTATAGGGGAGAAAGACGGAAAAACAATCTATATCTTTCCGGTAAGAGGTAATGGTTTGTGGGATGCTATCTGGGGCTATGTAGCCTTGAACGATGATCTAAAAAGTATCTACGGAGTATTCTTTGATCACAAAGGAGAAACACCGGGATTAGGAGCAAACATCACTGAAAGTTTCTTCAAAGACGATTTTAAAGGAGAAATGATCTATGATAAAGACGGGAATTACAAATCTGTAACTACTTCTAAGTCAAATGCCGATCCGAATAACGTAGATAAAACAGATAATGAGGTTGATGCTATTTCGGGAGCTACTATTACAAGTAATGGTGTAAGTGCTATGTTGAAAAAAGGCATCAGTTTATACTTGCCTTATTTTGAAACTCTAAAAAAATAAAAACTATGGCAGACAATAAAACAAAAGAAAAAGAGCCATTGTTCTCCAAAAAGAATCTTGGACTTATTAAAGATCCGTTAGCAGACAACAACCCTATTACAGTTCAGGTATTGGGAATTTGTTCTGCACTGGCAATTACAGCAGAATTAAAAGCTTCTGTAATTATGGCTTTATCGGTAATTTTCGTAACAGCTATGGGTAACGTAGTAATCTCATTAATGCGTAATATTATACCTAATTCCATTCGTATCATTACACAATTAGTAGTTGCTGCAACATTAGTAATCTTAGTAGATTTA
Proteins encoded in this window:
- the nqrC gene encoding NADH:ubiquinone reductase (Na(+)-transporting) subunit C; its protein translation is MSTKRTDSNVYTIVFAVILVVVVGSLLAFFANATKEMRDNNDKVKTQIDILSSMGVEATRTNATEMFGQYIKKQYVVEGTTATENAEAYLIDVKKEQDAAKAGKVQRLPLFIGEKDGKTIYIFPVRGNGLWDAIWGYVALNDDLKSIYGVFFDHKGETPGLGANITESFFKDDFKGEMIYDKDGNYKSVTTSKSNADPNNVDKTDNEVDAISGATITSNGVSAMLKKGISLYLPYFETLKK
- a CDS encoding type IX secretion system plug protein; the protein is MFSKNTFLLFFYLISGFLFAQKETEKAPPFNIKTVCFVKNNAVSVPFFKLGESFELQFDDLYANEADYYYTITQYNYDWTPSNLVKAEYLQGLDNQRIMTYLNSYNTLQSYSHYTQVFPNRYNQITKTGNYILKIFNDEEELVFSRKFVIYEDKTSVIGEVRRARDFEGMNSKQNIEIAIDYGEQILQNPIQNVRICIFQNANWSTMISNIKPQYTLGTQLIYKYNKETQFWGGNEFYTFDTSNIRITNNSVARVTSGDNIYNSILYTAVPRRNNVYTYFPDFNGNFYIKNASAVDDNTIESDYSWVYFSLDQPELFSNEAIYINGMFNNYELDDENKMDFNPKTNRYEKALYLKQGYVNYQYVIADATKKINFADAIDGNFYLTENSYTILVYYRNNTDRYDRVIGIATINSENIRN
- a CDS encoding DUF3667 domain-containing protein; the protein is MGRKDAKYRSDKCLNCNTPLDISERYCHYCGQLNSTKKITISDFIEEFFSNFYAYDSKLRNSIISIFSKPGVLAKRYNNGQRFTYANPFRLFLSVSILLFLTFSLIEGNDRTMPKSSDFLDLKNDNDSIIASATISGKKETVTYKNFSVDSIYSQETLHKSSDNSYKKLKYTLTTFRNYHIEHPDKEISFMLQDLGFENNTLNHFLASKAKTFKTNDIEEEIKDYFYQKLPFLIFLSIPFITVIFWLVFYNRDINYTEHLIFVYTFYTFIFICFILFNLINLFSPPFQNFVSSVCSLLIFPYYLYRSLRNFYQLSRWKTILKLVLLHPLFMIAFIFVIFITFIFGIILK
- a CDS encoding NADH:ubiquinone reductase (Na(+)-transporting) subunit B — its product is MSLKQNLHNLKLKYQGTKMEQTFNALHTFLYMPNNTTHSGAHVRDAADLKRVMNTVIMAMVPALIFGMFNAGYQYNGQINGFENLAFLSWDNLVVGLEKILPLLIVSYGVGLGIEFIFATVKKHEVEEGYLVTGMLVPLIVPVDLPLWMLAVAVAFGVIIGKELFGGTGMNVLNPALTIRAFLFFNWAAFMSGDKIWVHGVVDGIKKANGVDAISGETILGTLAANKHVGYSAYEMFMGFIPGSVGETSTFLILVGAAWLLFTGIGSARIMISAVIGALVMGLIFNGVVDSGVITESSKFYSLMHFPFWQHLLIGGIAFGIVFMATDPVTASQTNIGKIIYGFLIGLFSILIRVFNPAYPEGVMMAILLMNVFAPTIDHYVVQANVKRRMKRLKLKTA
- a CDS encoding Na(+)-translocating NADH-quinone reductase subunit A — encoded protein: MSKDIRIKKGLDLKLKGEAEKNVTASTRSKVYAIKPSDFHGVIPKMVVKEGAKVKAGEVIFYSKSDEAVKFVSPVSGTIQEIVRGEKRVILAIKIAAESQDTFVEHSKKNPKDLDGKQVKEMLLASGCWPFIKQRPYDVIANSAETPKAIFVSGLNSAPLAGDLNFMLADKKEMLAAGFAALTKLTSGKVHLTVASDADFIPTVEGLEVHKGSGKHPVGLVSTQIAAIDPINKGERVWVVQIEDVAIIGELFMTGKANFERTVALTGAGFENPSYVKAFVGSQIADVVAGNLKEGNYRVISGDVLTGDKKSKEDFLGFYHNQVTAIPEGDDYDFFGWNLPRPNKFSVYRAGLFSFLTPNKKYDLNTNTNGEHRGFVLTGEYEKVCPLDIYPMQLLKSILVKDIDQMEALGIYEVAPEDFALTEFVDVSKQDHQRIVRQGLDLMIKEVG